In one window of Phormidium ambiguum IAM M-71 DNA:
- the rpsQ gene encoding 30S ribosomal protein S17 produces MAVKERVGLVVSNKMDKTVVVAIENRSPHTKYGKIVVRTKKYKAHDEENKCNEGDRVRIRETRPLSRTKRWEVAEILTTK; encoded by the coding sequence ATGGCTGTTAAAGAAAGAGTCGGACTAGTTGTTAGTAACAAGATGGATAAAACGGTGGTGGTGGCGATCGAAAACCGCTCACCTCACACCAAATACGGCAAAATCGTGGTGCGAACCAAAAAATATAAAGCCCATGATGAGGAAAATAAGTGTAACGAAGGCGATCGCGTTCGCATCCGGGAAACTCGTCCTTTAAGCCGTACCAAACGCTGGGAAGTTGCCGAAATTCTCACCACCAAATAG
- the rpmC gene encoding 50S ribosomal protein L29 — MPLPKISETRDLSDAELAKQILETKQQLFKLRLQKATGRLEKSHQFKHAKHRLAQLLMVEGERQKAAAQGQPKAEQE, encoded by the coding sequence ATGCCTCTACCGAAGATTTCTGAGACTAGAGACTTGTCCGACGCTGAACTAGCCAAGCAAATTCTCGAAACTAAACAACAATTATTTAAGTTGCGTTTACAAAAAGCAACTGGACGGTTGGAAAAGTCACACCAGTTTAAACACGCTAAGCATCGTTTAGCTCAATTATTGATGGTGGAAGGCGAACGTCAAAAAGCAGCTGCTCAAGGGCAACCAAAAGCAGAACAGGAGTAG
- the rplP gene encoding 50S ribosomal protein L16: protein MLSPKRTKFRKQQRGRMTGLAYRGSDLNFGDFGLQALEPAWITSRQIEASRRAMTRYIRRGGKIWIRIFPDKPVTMRPAETRMGSGKGAPEFWVAVVKPGRIMFEITGVPEETAREAMRLAANKLPIKTKFVVRSEEQV, encoded by the coding sequence ATGTTAAGTCCTAAAAGAACAAAATTCCGTAAACAACAACGCGGGCGGATGACAGGCTTGGCTTATCGTGGCAGTGACCTTAATTTTGGTGATTTTGGTCTGCAAGCCCTAGAACCAGCTTGGATTACCTCTCGGCAAATCGAGGCTAGCCGTCGTGCGATGACTCGCTATATTCGTCGGGGTGGCAAAATCTGGATTCGGATTTTCCCAGACAAACCCGTAACTATGCGCCCAGCAGAAACTCGGATGGGTTCCGGTAAAGGTGCTCCTGAGTTTTGGGTAGCCGTGGTGAAGCCAGGAAGAATCATGTTTGAAATCACAGGCGTACCTGAAGAAACCGCCCGTGAAGCTATGCGTTTGGCTGCTAATAAATTGCCAATTAAAACTAAATTTGTCGTGCGTTCTGAGGAGCAGGTGTAA
- the rpsC gene encoding 30S ribosomal protein S3 codes for MGQKIHPVGFRLGITQEHQSRWFASPSRYPEILEEDHKIRQYVEKRLNQDQKAGISDVKIERKADQIDLEIRTARPGVVVGRGGTGIENLRTGLQEALGNNRQIRVNVVEVTRVDAEANLIAEYIAQQLEKRVSFRRVVRQAIQRAQRAGIEGIKVQVSGRLNGAEIARTEWTREGRVPLHTLRADIDFSYRTAKTIYGILGVKVWVFKGEIIPGQERVEPAPAPGGNNRRRQPNKRRQQFEDRSNEG; via the coding sequence GTGGGACAAAAAATTCATCCAGTTGGTTTTCGTCTAGGTATCACCCAAGAGCATCAATCTCGGTGGTTCGCTAGCCCCTCTCGTTACCCGGAGATCTTAGAAGAAGATCATAAAATCCGGCAGTATGTCGAGAAAAGACTCAATCAAGACCAAAAAGCAGGCATTTCCGATGTCAAAATTGAACGGAAAGCCGACCAAATCGATTTAGAAATTCGTACTGCTAGACCTGGTGTAGTAGTAGGACGCGGCGGTACAGGAATTGAAAACCTGAGAACCGGACTTCAAGAAGCTTTAGGCAACAATCGTCAAATCCGTGTCAATGTTGTGGAAGTGACAAGAGTTGATGCTGAAGCCAATCTAATTGCCGAATACATCGCTCAACAATTAGAAAAACGGGTTTCTTTCCGTAGAGTAGTTCGTCAAGCCATTCAACGCGCTCAAAGAGCTGGAATTGAAGGGATCAAAGTCCAAGTTAGTGGTCGTCTCAACGGCGCAGAAATTGCTCGGACTGAATGGACAAGAGAAGGTAGAGTACCCTTACATACGTTACGGGCAGACATCGATTTCTCATACCGGACTGCGAAAACTATTTATGGCATCTTAGGCGTAAAAGTCTGGGTTTTCAAAGGTGAAATTATCCCTGGACAAGAACGAGTAGAACCTGCTCCCGCTCCTGGAGGAAATAACCGCCGTCGCCAACCGAATAAACGTCGCCAGCAGTTTGAAGACCGTTCTAATGAAGGATAA
- the rplV gene encoding 50S ribosomal protein L22 encodes MADSTEIKANARYIRMSPYKVRRVLDQIRGRSYRDALIILEFMPYKACEPVLKVLRSAVANAEHNAGLDPQKLVVSTAFADGGPSLKRFRPRAQGRAYQIRKPTCHITVAVAESEK; translated from the coding sequence ATGGCTGACAGTACTGAAATCAAAGCTAACGCACGTTACATACGAATGTCACCGTATAAAGTACGTCGCGTTCTCGATCAAATTCGTGGGCGCTCCTATCGGGATGCTTTAATCATTCTGGAGTTCATGCCCTACAAAGCTTGCGAACCAGTCCTCAAAGTATTGCGTTCCGCCGTTGCCAACGCCGAACACAACGCAGGTTTAGATCCCCAAAAATTAGTTGTCAGCACCGCCTTTGCTGATGGTGGCCCTAGCCTGAAACGGTTTCGCCCTAGAGCGCAAGGACGTGCTTACCAAATTCGCAAGCCAACTTGTCACATCACAGTTGCCGTTGCCGAATCAGAAAAATAA